The sequence AACCAGACTCTAAGCCTGTTGCAGGCAGAAGTCGAGTATCCAGACATCGCCGTGCTGGTCAATCAAGGGAATATCTCCTTTCGAACTGTGTTGCGGCTGCGCGACGCTTCTTCGCAGTTTCGACCTTGGGTGCACAGCGTGTCTGAAACAAACAGGGATAAACTGTCGGCATACCATAATGACGTCGTTCATATCACTGGGTTCAAGCCAGTCGGGCGAAAGGCTGTGCGTTTTCTTGGGCGATTGGCATCAGCTGCTGCTGGGACCGGAGTTGGTCTTGTCGTAGGCGCGGATCGACCGGTCACGGCAGGACTGCTAGGAACGGCGGTGACGGTTGTTGGAGATCACATTGTTTCCACACTCACAGACTATCTGAGCAAGCTTGGAGAATCTGTCGAGGAAGGTTGGCGGCCAGTACTTTTCGGGGATTGGGCGAAATCGGTGGTCGCACGGCAACGAGATTCAAACCAGAGGATCACATAGAGGAGCATCATGGCCGAGAACCGCATCGTACTTTCGGGAATGCAACCGACCGGGCGTTTGCATCTGGGCAACTACGAGGGCGCGCTGAAGAACTGGGTGGCGTTGCAGCGCGACTATGAGATGTACTGTTGCATCGTCGACTGGCACGCGCTGACATCGGATTTCGCTGACACAGCGGAGCTGCCGGAACGGGTCAGGCAGATGGCGATCGACTACCTGGCGGCGGGGCTCGATCCCGGCAAGAGCGCGGTCTTTGTGCAATCGCATGTCAAAGAGCATGCCGAGCTGCATCTGCTCTTTTCGATGATCATCCCCATCCCCTGGCTGGAGCGAGTGCCGAGTTACAAGGACAAAGCCGAAGAACTGGGATTGGATTCGTACGGCTTCCTGGGGTATCCGCTACTGCAGGCGGCGGACATCCTGGTCTACAAGGCGGGGTGGGTCCCGGTCGGGCAGGACCAGTTGCCGCACATCGAGCTGACCCGCGAGGTGGCGCGGCGGTTCAATACGCTCTATGGCGAGGTCTTCCCCGAGCCGCAGGCGAAGTTGACCACATTCGCGGCGGTGCCGGGGATCGACGGGCGCAAGATGAGCAAGTCATACGAGAATGAAATCTCGCTGTCGCACTCGGCCGATGAGACCCGCGCGCGTCTGAAGAAGATGTTCACCGATCCGCAGAAACTGCGAAAGGGTGATGCCGGTCGTCCCGAGATCTGCCCGGTCTATGCGCTGCACAAGATCTACACGCCGGATCATGAGAGCGCCATCGCTCCCCCCTGCCGTACCGGGGAGTTGGGTTGTGTCGACTGCAAGATGCGATTGGCCGACCACCTCAACACCACGCTGGCCCCGATACGCGAGCGCCGCGCCGCATTGGAGCGCGACACCGCCGCGCTCGACCGGGCCCTGGCCTCCGGCGCCGACCGCGCCCGCGCCAAGGCCTCGGCGACCATGGCCGACGTGCGGAAGGCGATGCATCTCGTGTAGGGGCGAGGCGGCGCCTCGCCCTCGGGCGACCCGGCGGGTCGCCCCTACGGAACATGGTCCTGACGAAGGGTGTGTGCTTTGCACGCACCGTCAGCGGGCCGAAAGCCCGGTGTCCGCCACAGAATTCGGTGCGTGCAACGCACGCACCCTGCCATTCTAATCCAAGAACAGATACTGCTTCCAGCGGTGGTCGCCGAGGCCGATGAAGCGTTGGATGAAGGTGATGTGGTTGGGGCGATGGGGCGTACGGCGTAAGGGCATCTCCGCCTCTTCCGGCGTGCGGTGGCCCTTCTTGTTATTGCAGCGGATGCAGGCGCAGACGAGGTTCTCCCACGAGTCGGTGCCGCCCCGGTTCTTGGGAGTGACGTGATCGACGGTCATGGCGGTCCGGGACTGGCCGCAGTACTGGCAACGGTGGCCGTCGCGCTTGATGATGTTGCGCCGGGTCAGGAGGATCCGCTTGCGGGGGCGCTGCACAAACAGCCCCAGCCGCACGACCGAGGACAGCGGGAAAACCAGTTGGGGCGTGTGCACCATCCGACCATCGAGCCGCTCCACGACCTCCGCCTTGCCCAGAAAAACGAGGACAACCGCCCGTCGGGCCGTACAGACAGAGAGCGGCTCATAATTCTGGTTGAGGACCAGAACCGGGCGTGAGAGGCCGAATGGGACGGAGCCATTGGACACGGCAGCACCGGAGGTTTACCACCCCTCAAGCAAGTTATCAACCGCCCTGGGGGCGGTCAAGAACGACGAGAGTGGCGACAGGACCCGGATCTCTCCCGGGCCTTCCTGAAACCTCCGGCGGGAATGAATTCCGGGCCCGTTGGTATAAGTGTCGGAGGTCCTCCGACCGGAGCCGATCGGCCGCAGGCACAAATGTCGTTGACTTTATTTCGTAATTTGTGTGAACTAAGGTATGTGAACGTCGCCGGACCTGTGTCTGCACCGGGCCCGGCATAACCCGACAGCGCGGCGAACGAAGACCGGCTCCCACGAGCAGGGACGTGGGGGTGAAATCCGTAACAAGCAGTGGGAAGTGAGACGACCATGACATCGGTAGCAGAAAAGCCCAAACGGGCGGCCACAGCCCGAACCGGACCACGGATCGCCCCGCTGTCGGCCTCCGACCTCCTGGACGCGGCGCGGCTGATGAGCCGCACCGTCGACGACCAGCGGACCAAGGCGGGTCTGACGGCCCTGGAGTTGAAGTTCAAAACCCCTCCCCCATTGATGCGTCACATATACGAGCAGGACCCCGACCTGTCTTGGGGCGCCTATGAGGATGACAAGCTGGTCGGCTTCGCCACCTCGCACATGCGCGATCGGCAGTGGCACGTGGCCTATCTGTTCGTCGACCCAGCGTATCAGAACCGCGGTTTGGGGACCGCCTTGCTGCGCAACGGACTGGCCGAAGCGGAGAAGCGCGAGGCCTATATCACATCGCAGTGTACCTTCACCTACAACCCGAAGGCCATCGCCTTGTACTCCCGGCTGGGGATGTTCCCGCGCAAGAACCTGATGCTCCTGGAGGGCCCGTCCTGCAAGGAGATGGAATGCCCGGAGCCGACCGAGACGGTGACGCCACGGATCATCGACTCCACCGCGTTGCTCGCCGATCTCAACCACATGGATCGTGAGATTCGCGGGATCAACCGTTCGGTCGACCACTGCTACTGGCTGGCCGACGACAACCACACCGGATATGTCTTCTCCGTCGGCGGCACACTGGTCGGTTACTCGTATATCTCCCACCAGGGATTCGTGGCGCCGGTGCTGGCGACTCGGGACACCTATCTACCCGATATCATCGCCCACTCCCTGAAACTGCTGGCCAAGGAATGCGATGATCGCCCGAAGCTCTGGCTCAACGGCAAGAACTTCGCCTCGCTGCAGATGCTGCTGACCCACGGTTTCCAGATCAAGGAGATTGCCCTCCTGATGACCAACCGCATGTTCTGCGACATGCGGCGCTACCTGCCGTCGTCGCTGGCGGTGTTCTGAGGTCTGGCCCCACTCAAGTCAGGAGCGCAGGGCTCCTGACCTACAGGTTGGTTGTCGCGAGGAAGAATGCGTGGCCGCGATCTGTGATCGCGGATTGGCGGGCGCCGCGCGCCCACACGACGAACCGCGATCACAGATCGCGGGCACACACGTCATCAACTGAGATGCAACTTCATAACCACACCGCCGCGGCGGCGATGAAGACCAGCGCCGGGAGGTAATTGGCGACCGGGATATCCTTCAATCCCAGCATCCGAATGCCCAATCCGAGGATCAACAGGCCGCCGACGGCGGACAGTTGATTGAGCGCCTCCGGCACCGTCAGGGCTGAGAACCATCCGCTCAACAACGTCAGCGATCCTTGAATGACCAACACCGTTCCGGCGGCGAAGAGCACGCCGATGCCGGTGGTTGCCGCCAACGCCAGCGCGGCGAAACCGTCCATCACGGACTTGGTGATCAGGAGCGTGGAATCGCCGGACAGACCATCCTGAATCGAGCCGACGACCGTCATCGGCCCGACACAGAACAACAGCGACGCGGTGACGAAGCCGCGCACGAACTGTCCGGAACCGACCCGGGCGATGCCCTGCAACCAGGTGCCGAAGCGCTCGAGACGGCGCTCGATGGCGATGATCTCACCGGTGATGCCGCCGAGAATAATGGCGCCGACGATCAACAGCGGACGTGTGCCCCGAATGACGAGCATCACACCGATCGAGAGTGTCACCAGCGCCAGGGCGGTGAAGACGGACTGCTTGATCTTCTCCGGGAGGCGATCACCGACCACCAAACCCAGCAACGATCCGGCGGTGACGGTCGCGGTATTGACCCAAGTGCCGAACATGGCGGTGTTCGCAAGAACTCAGTCACCGGTGACTGAGGATTCGGCGGGGAGTGCTTGTGCCGAATCGTGACGCGCCTTCAGCTTGGTCGCGAGCGCGCCGAAGCGGGCGGTCCATCCCGCCGACCCGGCCTCATTGCCGCGCGCCTTCTCCCACGACACGAGCCGTCCATAGGCATCGGCGGCGACCAGAACAAGGAATTTCTGCAGTTGCGTTCCGTCCGGTAGAGTATCCAAGATCTCCTCGGCCACACCAAGAATCGAATCGGTTACCGCGAAACCTCGTGCCGTATCGCCCATCTCCAGGGCCAGTCGGCCCGCATCCAGGGCGCTGGTCAGATCCCGGGCCCAGGCCGCTGATTGGGGCTCCAGTCGCATCTCGGCCGTGCCGGAGACAAGAGCTCCCTTCTCGGGCGGCTTCTGGTACTTCTCGGCGGTGCCGCACCCGGCGATCAGCATGGAGTTCGCAATCAGAATCAGCGCGGGAGGAAACCCGATCATCATGCAACGTACAGACCCCTGCCGGTCGGAGACGCTCATGCGACTGCTCCCGCCCCGGCAAGAATCGAGGCCGGGAGTTCACGCAGCCGGACCGTGAAATGCCGGAGGTGGCCGGATTGATACTCGATGGCCAGGCCCCGGGCCTCGTGTCGATGGGCAAAGATCTCGGTGAAGATCTCGGCGACATACTGCAAGTGCGAGGCGGTGTAGACGCGACGTGGGATTGCCAGGCGCACGAACTCATGGGGCGCAACATGCGGCCGTCCCGTCTCCGGGTCCGAACCGCCGAACATCAGGGAGCCGATTTCCACTGTGCGTACGCCGCCACGTCGGTAGAATTCGACCGACAGGGCCTGCCCGGGGAATGCCCCGGGTGGTATGTGCGGGTAGAGCGCGGCGGCATCGACGAAGACCGCGTGGCCGCCGACCGGACGGACAATGCGGGCGCCGGCCGCTGCCAACTGCTCTCCCAGCCATGCCACTTGGCCGGTACGGTAGGACAGATACTCGCGATCGGTCACTTCCTCCAGCCCGCAGGCCACGGCTTCGAGGTCGCGCCCTGCCAGGCCGCCGTAGGTGGGGAATCCCTCGCTGATGACCATCATCTCTTTCAGACGCGCAGCCAACTTCTCATCGCGAACCGCACAGAAACCGCCGATGTTCGCGAGGGCATCTTTTTTGGCCGACATCAGGCAGCCGTCGCCGATGTCGAACATGGCGCGGGCGATCTCACGAACCGGGTGACCGATCCAGTCCGGTTCACGTTGCGACACAAACCAGGCGTTTTCGGCGAACCGGGCTGCATCGAAGTAGAGCGACACATTGTGACGGCCGCAAATGTCCTTGGCGGCACGCGCATTCGCGATACTGACCGGTTGACCGCCGACGGTGTTGCTGGTGATGGTCAGGATGCAGCACCGAACCCGTCCGGGGTGAGCCTGTAGGAATCGTTCCAGCGCCTCCAAATCGATGTTCCCCTTGAAGGGATGCGGGTCATCCACGTTCCGGC comes from Candidatus Zixiibacteriota bacterium and encodes:
- the trpS gene encoding tryptophan--tRNA ligase, with product MAENRIVLSGMQPTGRLHLGNYEGALKNWVALQRDYEMYCCIVDWHALTSDFADTAELPERVRQMAIDYLAAGLDPGKSAVFVQSHVKEHAELHLLFSMIIPIPWLERVPSYKDKAEELGLDSYGFLGYPLLQAADILVYKAGWVPVGQDQLPHIELTREVARRFNTLYGEVFPEPQAKLTTFAAVPGIDGRKMSKSYENEISLSHSADETRARLKKMFTDPQKLRKGDAGRPEICPVYALHKIYTPDHESAIAPPCRTGELGCVDCKMRLADHLNTTLAPIRERRAALERDTAALDRALASGADRARAKASATMADVRKAMHLV
- a CDS encoding HNH endonuclease, giving the protein MSNGSVPFGLSRPVLVLNQNYEPLSVCTARRAVVLVFLGKAEVVERLDGRMVHTPQLVFPLSSVVRLGLFVQRPRKRILLTRRNIIKRDGHRCQYCGQSRTAMTVDHVTPKNRGGTDSWENLVCACIRCNNKKGHRTPEEAEMPLRRTPHRPNHITFIQRFIGLGDHRWKQYLFLD
- a CDS encoding GNAT family N-acetyltransferase, whose protein sequence is MTSVAEKPKRAATARTGPRIAPLSASDLLDAARLMSRTVDDQRTKAGLTALELKFKTPPPLMRHIYEQDPDLSWGAYEDDKLVGFATSHMRDRQWHVAYLFVDPAYQNRGLGTALLRNGLAEAEKREAYITSQCTFTYNPKAIALYSRLGMFPRKNLMLLEGPSCKEMECPEPTETVTPRIIDSTALLADLNHMDREIRGINRSVDHCYWLADDNHTGYVFSVGGTLVGYSYISHQGFVAPVLATRDTYLPDIIAHSLKLLAKECDDRPKLWLNGKNFASLQMLLTHGFQIKEIALLMTNRMFCDMRRYLPSSLAVF
- a CDS encoding DUF554 domain-containing protein, producing the protein MFGTWVNTATVTAGSLLGLVVGDRLPEKIKQSVFTALALVTLSIGVMLVIRGTRPLLIVGAIILGGITGEIIAIERRLERFGTWLQGIARVGSGQFVRGFVTASLLFCVGPMTVVGSIQDGLSGDSTLLITKSVMDGFAALALAATTGIGVLFAAGTVLVIQGSLTLLSGWFSALTVPEALNQLSAVGGLLILGLGIRMLGLKDIPVANYLPALVFIAAAAVWL
- a CDS encoding tryptophanase, with protein sequence MNSTLDNTHDIQSHPVEPFRIKSVEAIRLLGPSEREARLQKAGFNLFNIRAADVYIDLLTDSGTGAMSDRQWAGLMCGDESYAGARSFEHLERTVRDLTGYDHVMPMHQGRASEHLLFGAILQRGDYVVANAHFDTTRANVLDRGGIPVDLSDPHCRNVDDPHPFKGNIDLEALERFLQAHPGRVRCCILTITSNTVGGQPVSIANARAAKDICGRHNVSLYFDAARFAENAWFVSQREPDWIGHPVREIARAMFDIGDGCLMSAKKDALANIGGFCAVRDEKLAARLKEMMVISEGFPTYGGLAGRDLEAVACGLEEVTDREYLSYRTGQVAWLGEQLAAAGARIVRPVGGHAVFVDAAALYPHIPPGAFPGQALSVEFYRRGGVRTVEIGSLMFGGSDPETGRPHVAPHEFVRLAIPRRVYTASHLQYVAEIFTEIFAHRHEARGLAIEYQSGHLRHFTVRLRELPASILAGAGAVA